The Vicinamibacteria bacterium genome includes the window AGGCGATCAAGCTCGACCCCCTGCTCGCCCTGGCCCACTATGACCTTGGCCAGGCCTACATGGCATTGAAGCGCTATCGCGATGCGATCAACTCTTACTTGGGAGCGCGCCAGGCCTTCAGGGAAATCGCGACCCTCGAGCAAACCGACCGAGTCAAGGCGAACCAGGAGCGCGACGATCAAATCCAGGAGTTGAGACAACTCCTGATCCGGTGGCGACATGCCGGGTCCGACCTCATGCAGCTCAAGATCCAGGCTCAGATCGACAGCCTAGAGTTAACAGAGAAGAAGGGATTTGAGAGAGGACTCGAGACTCCAGCGGAAGTCTCCATGGCCCTGGGCAGCGCCTACTACCGCTTTGGCGCTATCCCGGATGCCGAGCGCGAGTACCTAGCGGCCATTAAGGTGAAACCTGGCTTTGGTGAGGCTCACAACAACCTGGCCGTGGTCTATATGCAGACGGGCCGCTTCGACGAGGCTACGACAGAGATCCGGCTGGCCGAGAAGCCCGGCTTTAAGGTCAACCCCAAGCTCAAGGAAGACCTTGAGCAGCGGTTGAAAGGAAACTAGCGTGGCCGGAGCTACCACTGGTTCACATGAGGGGACACTCCATCCGCCCTCCTGGCGTGCAAGGCACCCGCCCGGAGGGGTCACTGGTTTGCCGGCGAGCTGGCGCAATCACGTGGCGCTGGCGTATCTCGCCCGGGCGCTGTGGCGTCAGGCCCGCGCGCGTCCCGCGCGCTTTGCTTGGCATGCTCAGGCTCTGCCGTCGCATATACAGAGCACGCCTCTGCCGAGACGAGGAAGTCAACGGCCAGGCGCGCTTGCGCGCGCCCAACTAGCCCCCCTGATCACCTAAGGTCCGGAGCCTCGGCCACTGGCCACAACTTCCGGGGTAGGTACGCGAGACGAGCGGCTGCCCCCGCAACGGGAGCAGCCGCTCTACAGGATTGATTCGACGCTAATTGCGGTCCAGCGCCAGGCCCGGTAAGACACGGGTGTGCTCGACCCGGACCGACGTCAGGTCCTCAGGGTCGAGTCCCAGGGCCTTGAGGATCGTGGGCGCGACCTGCGACGTGGCGACCGGGGTCTTCACAACCCCGGCCTCCAGATCCGGATGGGAGACGATCAGTCCGACGTTGGTGTCCCCGAAGCTGAAGCCTCCATGCTCGGCGTTTTTCTTCGTCGACGGGGTGTAGACGGTGCCATACACGGGTTGGACCATGATGTCGGGCGTGCGGCTGTCCGTCGTCGGGTCATTGAACTTCAACCTTAGCTCCCGCCCCGCCATGACCTCGTCGATAAACAGCGCCTTGGCATTCGCATTCAGGTAGTCGGCAACCGCCTTCGTATCGCTCTGGTGCTCGAGCCAGATCAGGGCGATGTCGTCATCCTGAACGAAGCCGCACGAGCCGGTGCTGCAGTTGTTGGCGTTGGCGATGGCGATCCCGCCCGGGTTGGTAGCGGCATCGGGCAGAGTTGCCACGAGATCCGCAAAGTGGCCGGGCTTGTTGACTCTCGCCGGGTTGATGGGTGATTGGCCGTGTTTCGCGGAGACAACGAACAGAGTGGATTCGTAGAGGCCCCGGTCCTTGAGGGCCTGAATCATGCGGCCGAGGGCTTCGTCGGTCTTCCGCAGGCCGTAGGCGAGAACCTCGGTTGGGGTCCCGGCACCATCCACATAACCTCCGGGCTTTCCCTTCAACGCGTTGCCATCGACTGGATTACAGAGGAGTGGATCGGCCGTGTCGTGAGATACCTTCTGTCCCACGCTCACCGCCTGGAAATTCATGCCAAAGACGGTCGGGACTCCCGGCGCCGGCGATCCGTCGTGCCTTCGACCGTGAATCTGGTTGATGATGGCCTGGACCTTTTTCTCGTCGTTCTCGACCGTGCAAACCACGCTCACCGTCGCATCGAACCCGCCCACGTTGGTGATTTCGGGTGTGTAGAGGTCATCTACACCCGCTCCCGAAGGCCCGTTCACCAGATCATAGGCGGGGTGTTTGTCCGCCCAAGCAGTGCGCCCCCCTTCCGCCTTGACCACCTCGAAGATCGTGTTGGTCCGAATTGCCTGGTGGGGAAACAGGGGAACGCAATTGCCGTGCGCGTCCAAGTGACGTGGCAATTTGGTGGGATCGATGACGTCCTGGGAGACGTTGGCCGCATTGTACAGATCGACGCTCTCATCGAAGGTCATCGTGTTTCCGGCGGCACCGGAGCAGCTCGTGTTCGTGGGGTCGAAAATGGTGCGGTCGTAGCTCACGTCGTAGAAGAGCCCATGGGTGACAGGTGACCCACCGGTGACGAGCGCCAGGAGTCCAGGGAATGAATCGGAGTTCGCGGGAGTGCGGGCGTTGGAGTACGTGATCCCGTGCCGGGAGAGCGCGGCCAGAGCGGAGTGGGGATGGGTGTCCACGAAGCGCGCCACATCCAGCGCATGCAGGCCGTCAACGCTGATGAGAAGCGCATGACGGATTTCACGACTGTCCTCTGCCTGAGAGAGCGAGACCGACGCCGCCCCCATCATCAGAATGAGAGAGAGAGTCCGGAACATTTCTTTCAAGGAAACCTCCTTATTGCCGTTTCACTGGACTCTAGGTGGCAGGCGTGACGGCGGAATGAAGAAGGGTCGACTTTTGGGTGAAGTAACGGTCCGAGGATTCTGGATTCACCGCACCGAGCTCGAGCTCGGGAGCATCGTTGGCGCGGCAACGACACTGTTCAGAGCGACGAATCCCTTTGACGACGCCGACCAGGACCTAAGAGAGCTCGGGCCTCCTCGCCAGCAGCGATGCCCGTTTCACAGCCGCGGGTGGCCATGATCGGATGGTATATACTCGGCCGGCGCCACCGGGCAACGGTCGGTCGGCCGGCAAAGAGCCGGTCCGGTACCTCTCCCGAATCAGCCCCACCGGGCTGTGGCCGGCAACGCTGGCTCGTGAGGTGAGCCATCACACTCCACCGCCTGCCCCCCTTCGCATCCGTCCTGGTGTCCGCCAGCCTCTTGGGGGCCGCTTCTTTTCTTACCCTCGAGGCGGATGGATACATTCGAGCGACCGTCGACCTCGAGATCCGCTCTCCGAATGTATCGCCCGCAAACCTGGAGTTGCACTGGGCGAAGAGCGTCAAGGCTTTCGATGAGCGACGAGCCTGGAAGACTATCGTCCCGCCCGGCCGTTCCCGCCACAGCGTCTACATTCCCGCAGACGTGAACGCGCTGCGCATCGAGCTTGGGGAACGACCCCTCAACATTCTGATTCACGAGGTCGCGCTCCGCAGTCGCTTCGGCGTCGCTCTAGCCCAGTGGAATTCCCGCACCGGCTTTCGCGGCTGGAAGCCGAGCACCGAGGTCTCTCGTTTCGCCCTCACTCCCGACGGTCTCGAAGTAGAAACCACGGGCGGGGAGCCACGCATCAGCATCGAAGGCCTGACCGAAGTCCAGCCTCGACGCCTCAAGAGCAACATCGGCCTGGCCGCCGTGATCGGCTTGCTCTTGGGCTTCGCGCACGCCTGGCTGACGGCAGGTCTAGTCAGCTCCGGGGCCGGTCTGCCAGTCGGAGTTGCACCGGCCACGCCCCTGGCCACCCTCGGTAGTGTGATCCTATTCGTCACTTCCACGGCCCTGAGTGCGGCCGCGGGGTACCTCGTTTACGAGCGGCTTCTGCGACCTCCCCGCGTCGGCCCGGACACGAGCATCGGACAACACGATCTATTTCTCGTGGACTCCAGGGGGCGACGCCTCTCGGAGGTACCGGGAGACGTGGCCATCGTGCTCGATCCCTTCACCGGCTATCGCAATGCCCCGCGTCAAGAGACGAGCCGGGTCACGACCGACGAAAACGGATTCCGGGGAGGCATCCCCGCCGGGGACCGGCGGCTGGCCATGGTGGTGGGCGGGTCGGCCGCGTTCGGATTCGGGCTTGAATCCGACAAAGAAACCTTCGCTGGCGTTCTCAATCGGCTCCAGTCCGCTTACCGAGTCGTGAACACGGGAGTCACGGGCTTTCTTTCTGGCCAGGAACTCAGCCTCATGGTTCACAAACTTGACGATTTCCACCCGAAGCTCTACGTGGTATTCGACGGTTGGAACGATCTCTTTTTCACGCAGTCGTTCCCCAATCTGCGACTGCACGACTTTGGCTTCAACTGGCCAATCTGGGGAGACATCGAGAACCGACTCCACGACCAATACCTGTCACGGGCTCCCGTGGCCCAAGCATCAACGATCCCCGGCTTGGCGTCACCGGCCCGCGGGGAAGCCGAAAACCTGCAGGGGGCGATCGCCGCCTACATAGAGAATCTGGGCCGGATGAAGGCCTTCGCCGATGCACGGGGGGCCAGGCTGGTCGTGATCTTTCAGCCCGAATTGTTGAGTAAACGCACCCCCACAAAAGAGGAGGTGTCGTTGCGGAAGGAGTTCCTCGACTGGGCCGCTCGACCGCGCGTCAAGTTCGACGCCGCCCGCTTCTCCTCCGACTACCGCATGATGATTGGAGCCGCGGGCCGGGCCTGTGATGGTCTGGGGGTCAGCCACCTCGACCTCAATAGCGACGGCCGCTTTCAGGAGAGCCGCGAAGAGCTGTTCATCGACCACGTTCACTTCAACGCGCACGCTCACCGGCTGGTGGCCGAGATCCTTCGAGAGGAACTGGAACGAGCCGCCCCCTTACCTTGAATCCGCTCGTTCAGATCCAGCGTACGTAGGCTCGGGCCAGCCCGTTCGAGTTCCAGCCTTCCCTGCTCCCGAGTTGCCCGGTTCCTCGCCGGGGGGAGTCCCTCACCAAGCGCGACAGGCGTTCTCCCGCACCATGGGTTGGCCCGTTCGGCACCCGAAGGCCTCGCGGAACTCCTCCATGTTGCCGACCGTCCCCATGACACGGAACTGGCCGGGCGAGTGCGGGTCGGTCTGCGCGAGCTGGCGGGCGGCCGGCTCGGTCACGTTCTGGCACCACACGTTGGCGAAGCCAAGGAAGAAACGCTGCTCGGGCGTAAAGCCGTCGATCCGTGTCCGTTCCTTCCCTTCGAGCGTCCTTTGCAAAGCTCGGTAGGCGACGCGCAGGCCACCGTTGTCGGCTGTGTTCTCGCCCAGGGTGAGCCGGCCGTTCAGATGGACGTCGCCATTCACAGGGTCCTTTACGGACACGAAACCGTCGTACTCCTTCGCGATGCAGTCCGTGCGCTCTTGGAACGCCTTGAGGTCATCCGGGCTCCACCAGTTCTCCAGGTTGCCCTCGGGATCGAACTTACTCCCCTGATCATCGAAGCCGTGCGTGTACTCGTGCCCGATCACGACCCCGATCCCACCGAAGTTGACGGCATCGTCGCGCTCGCTATCAAAGAAGGGCGGCTGGAGGATGCCCGCCGGGAAAACGATCTCGTTGTTCGCGGAATTGTAGTAGGCGTTGACCGTGGGCGGGGTCATGCCCCAAAGGGTACGGTCCGTTGGCTTATCGATGCGGTCATGGCTGCGCTTGATCTCGAATATCTCAGCGCGCCGCCAATTGCCAACAAAGTCATCGCGGCTGACCTCCACCGAGCTGTAGTCCTTCCACGCCTCGGGGTAGCCCACCTTCCGAGTGCTGAAGGCTTGGAGCTTGGCGAGCGCCTTTCGCCTGGTTTCGGGGGTCATCCAGGGCAGGCTCTCGATGTCCTCGCGCAACGCAGACGTGATCGCCTCGATCATCTGGCGCATGCGTGCTTTGCTCTCGGGGCCGAAAGTCTTCTCCACGTACAGCTGACCGAGCGCGTCGCCCAGCGCGCGGTCGGTGGCCTGGACGCATCGCTTCCAGCGCGGCTCCATTTCCTTGGCGCCGTTCAAGTACTCACGGTTGAAACGGAAGTCCTCCGTTACGAATGGCGAGCTCAGGTAGGGAGCGGCCGCGCGCACGACGTGCCATCTAAGGTAGGTCTTCCAGTCCGCAAGGGGTGTGCGCTCGACGAGGCCGTTGGCCTCCTGAAAATACTTCCGGCTGGTCAGGTTGACGCGCTGAAAACGCCGCGCTCCCGTGGCAGGGAAGTACGTGTCAAAGTCGAAAGCGGGGGCGAGCCCCTTGAGCTCATCGATCGACATTGGGTTGTCGCGGTTCCGCGGATCGCGCATGGAAACGCGGTCCAGGTGGGCCCTGGCCAGGTCGGTTTCGATACGCATAACGGTCTGGGCATCGGCGGCCGCTTTCTCCGTGCTCTCACCCAGCAGCCCGAGCACGCGGGTGACGTGCTCCACATATTTCGCGCGTTTTTCCTTCGACTTCGCGTCGTCCTTCAGGTAGTCGTCGCGGTCGGGCAGGCCCAAGCCGCCCTGCCCCAGGGTGGCGATGGTCCGCCTGGAGTCATGGAGGTCGGGCGCGGAGCTGAAGCTAAACAGGCCAGGTAACGCGTGCGCTTGGTTGTCGCCGAGGAGACGGAACAGATCAGATCTCGATCCGACGGCCTCCACCCGAGCGAGGATCGGCTCGAGGGGCTTGGTCCCCTTGGTTTCGAGCCCGGCCTCGTCCATGCAAGCCGCGTAGTAGTCGCCCACCTTGGTCTCAACGGGCGAGCGCTTGCCTTCTGCATTCTTCGACCGCTCGAGTATCTCGTGGAGGACGCCGCGGTTATGGTCAGCCAGCTCGTTAAAGCGGCCCCAACGTGATTCATCCGCCGGAATCGGATTGGCCCCGCGCCAGCCTCCACAAGCAAACTGGTAGAAGTCCACACACGGGTCGACCGATCGATCGAGAACGCTGACGTCGAAGCTTCCGGCCCGCAGACGCGCCGCTGGGGGTCGGTCAGCGGCGTGCGGCGAGTCTAAGCTTGGCTCCCTGTCCGCCGCGGCGACGGCGGTGGAGGCGACGAACAACAGGAACGCGGGCTGCTTTCTCATCACCGGGCCCTCCCAAAGGCCACAATGGGCTATTGCAGTTTGCTCGCGAATGGGCCCAGCCGTGGAGGTCTGGGGCCGGTCCGAAAGAAGGCTTTTCGCGGCATTGAAAGGACGCATAATATCCGATCGAGCTGCTCGACGGGCTGTGGGGACCAAGTCTGACTTCGGCCTGTTCGGGGCAAACGGGTAGCAGAGCGCTCGTTCTAGGTCGTCGGGGGTTTGGTGCCTCAAGAGCCAGCCGCGCAAGACAAAGTCGTGGCCCGCTACCAGGATGGTCGCCTCCTGAAGGGCTTCACCACTGACTTCCTGCCCGAAGCGGAGGTCTTTCATCTGTCACCTGTGGCCCCGACTCAAGGGGCTACCCCGGTAGAGGTCCGAGTTGCCGAGCTGAAGGCTCTTTTCTTCGTGCGCGAGTTCCAGGGCAGGCCCGACTATAGCGACCGGAAGGAGTTCGATCCCGCGAGGCCTCCCGTGGGTCGGAAGGTCAGGGTCATCTTTAAGGACGGGGAGCTTATTCTGGGCACCACGCCCGGGTACCAGCCCGACCACTTTGGGTTTTTCGTGGTGCCCGCTGACCCGAGGTCAAACATAGAGCGCTGTTTTGTGGTTTCGTCAGCAACGAGGGACGTCACCTTGCTCTAGATTGGTCCGGCCCTTCTGCAGCCAATCCAAAGGGCGTTTTCTACAACGTCCCGCCAAGAAGCAGTGTTGACCCCGCCGCAGCGAAAAGTAACCCGTCGGCTTCGGTCCAGGGAAGATCAAGAGCCATTTCGATATTGACCCAAGTTCC containing:
- a CDS encoding tetratricopeptide repeat protein; this encodes MHYRAGEDSMTAERWAEAVLEFKQAIKLDPLLALAHYDLGQAYMALKRYRDAINSYLGARQAFREIATLEQTDRVKANQERDDQIQELRQLLIRWRHAGSDLMQLKIQAQIDSLELTEKKGFERGLETPAEVSMALGSAYYRFGAIPDAEREYLAAIKVKPGFGEAHNNLAVVYMQTGRFDEATTEIRLAEKPGFKVNPKLKEDLEQRLKGN
- a CDS encoding alkaline phosphatase family protein, with translation MMGAASVSLSQAEDSREIRHALLISVDGLHALDVARFVDTHPHSALAALSRHGITYSNARTPANSDSFPGLLALVTGGSPVTHGLFYDVSYDRTIFDPTNTSCSGAAGNTMTFDESVDLYNAANVSQDVIDPTKLPRHLDAHGNCVPLFPHQAIRTNTIFEVVKAEGGRTAWADKHPAYDLVNGPSGAGVDDLYTPEITNVGGFDATVSVVCTVENDEKKVQAIINQIHGRRHDGSPAPGVPTVFGMNFQAVSVGQKVSHDTADPLLCNPVDGNALKGKPGGYVDGAGTPTEVLAYGLRKTDEALGRMIQALKDRGLYESTLFVVSAKHGQSPINPARVNKPGHFADLVATLPDAATNPGGIAIANANNCSTGSCGFVQDDDIALIWLEHQSDTKAVADYLNANAKALFIDEVMAGRELRLKFNDPTTDSRTPDIMVQPVYGTVYTPSTKKNAEHGGFSFGDTNVGLIVSHPDLEAGVVKTPVATSQVAPTILKALGLDPEDLTSVRVEHTRVLPGLALDRN
- a CDS encoding SGNH/GDSL hydrolase family protein, whose amino-acid sequence is MSASLLGAASFLTLEADGYIRATVDLEIRSPNVSPANLELHWAKSVKAFDERRAWKTIVPPGRSRHSVYIPADVNALRIELGERPLNILIHEVALRSRFGVALAQWNSRTGFRGWKPSTEVSRFALTPDGLEVETTGGEPRISIEGLTEVQPRRLKSNIGLAAVIGLLLGFAHAWLTAGLVSSGAGLPVGVAPATPLATLGSVILFVTSTALSAAAGYLVYERLLRPPRVGPDTSIGQHDLFLVDSRGRRLSEVPGDVAIVLDPFTGYRNAPRQETSRVTTDENGFRGGIPAGDRRLAMVVGGSAAFGFGLESDKETFAGVLNRLQSAYRVVNTGVTGFLSGQELSLMVHKLDDFHPKLYVVFDGWNDLFFTQSFPNLRLHDFGFNWPIWGDIENRLHDQYLSRAPVAQASTIPGLASPARGEAENLQGAIAAYIENLGRMKAFADARGARLVVIFQPELLSKRTPTKEEVSLRKEFLDWAARPRVKFDAARFSSDYRMMIGAAGRACDGLGVSHLDLNSDGRFQESREELFIDHVHFNAHAHRLVAEILREELERAAPLP
- a CDS encoding M13 family metallopeptidase, whose translation is MVPTARRAARSDIMRPFNAAKSLLSDRPQTSTAGPIREQTAIAHCGLWEGPVMRKQPAFLLFVASTAVAAADREPSLDSPHAADRPPAARLRAGSFDVSVLDRSVDPCVDFYQFACGGWRGANPIPADESRWGRFNELADHNRGVLHEILERSKNAEGKRSPVETKVGDYYAACMDEAGLETKGTKPLEPILARVEAVGSRSDLFRLLGDNQAHALPGLFSFSSAPDLHDSRRTIATLGQGGLGLPDRDDYLKDDAKSKEKRAKYVEHVTRVLGLLGESTEKAAADAQTVMRIETDLARAHLDRVSMRDPRNRDNPMSIDELKGLAPAFDFDTYFPATGARRFQRVNLTSRKYFQEANGLVERTPLADWKTYLRWHVVRAAAPYLSSPFVTEDFRFNREYLNGAKEMEPRWKRCVQATDRALGDALGQLYVEKTFGPESKARMRQMIEAITSALREDIESLPWMTPETRRKALAKLQAFSTRKVGYPEAWKDYSSVEVSRDDFVGNWRRAEIFEIKRSHDRIDKPTDRTLWGMTPPTVNAYYNSANNEIVFPAGILQPPFFDSERDDAVNFGGIGVVIGHEYTHGFDDQGSKFDPEGNLENWWSPDDLKAFQERTDCIAKEYDGFVSVKDPVNGDVHLNGRLTLGENTADNGGLRVAYRALQRTLEGKERTRIDGFTPEQRFFLGFANVWCQNVTEPAARQLAQTDPHSPGQFRVMGTVGNMEEFREAFGCRTGQPMVRENACRAW